From a region of the Gossypium raimondii isolate GPD5lz chromosome 10, ASM2569854v1, whole genome shotgun sequence genome:
- the LOC105777454 gene encoding 60S ribosomal protein L35 encodes MARIKVHELRQKSKTDLLAQLKDLKAELALLRVAKVTGGAPNKLSKIKVVRLSIAQVLTVISQKQKSALREAYKKKKFLPLDLRPKKTRAIRRRLTKHQASLKTEREKKKEMYFPMRKYAIKV; translated from the exons aTGG cAAGGATCAAGGTTCATGAGTTGCGACAGAAATCAAAAACCGATCTTTTGGCTCAGTTGAAAGATCTCAAAGCTGAACTTGCTCTTCTTCGCGTTGCTAAAGTTACCGGTGGTGCACCTAACAAGCTTTCTAAGAT AAAGGTGGTGAGGCTGTCCATTGCTCAAGTTCTGACAGTAATATCACAGAAGCAGAAGTCTGCATTGAGGGAGGCATACAAGAAGAAGAAATTCTTGCCTCTCGATCTCCGTCCCAAGAAGACGCGAGCTATCCGCAGAAGGCTTACCAAGCACCAG GCATCTTTGAAGACCGAAAgggagaagaagaaggaaatgtACTTCCCAATGAGGAAGTATGCTATTAAGGTGTAG